A single Streptomyces mirabilis DNA region contains:
- a CDS encoding STAS domain-containing protein has translation MPLPPLTIYRHDRRKRALITLAGEIDLETVPLVRASLERCLRDGIRTIDVDLTPVTFCDCSGLNAFLHASQRITAAGGTLRLHHPPPTLLLMFDVAGCEFLLLGVPFGQLSPPPGYAPVTTAPVPPHRRFPPVPPLPPVPALSGGAV, from the coding sequence ATGCCCCTTCCGCCGCTCACCATCTACCGTCACGACCGAAGAAAACGGGCACTGATCACGCTGGCCGGTGAGATCGACCTGGAGACGGTGCCCCTGGTGCGCGCATCACTGGAACGGTGTCTGCGCGACGGCATCCGCACCATCGACGTCGACCTCACCCCCGTCACCTTCTGCGACTGCAGCGGCCTCAACGCCTTCCTCCACGCCTCACAGCGCATCACCGCGGCCGGGGGGACGCTGCGACTGCACCATCCACCACCGACGCTGCTGCTCATGTTCGATGTCGCCGGCTGCGAATTCCTGCTCCTGGGCGTCCCGTTCGGGCAGCTGTCGCCTCCTCCTGGGTACGCCCCGGTCACGACCGCTCCCGTCCCGCCTCATCGGCGTTTTCCGCCTGTTCCGCCTCTTCCTCCTGTACCTGCCCTGTCGGGCGGTGCGGTGTGA